Proteins from a single region of Palaemon carinicauda isolate YSFRI2023 chromosome 1, ASM3689809v2, whole genome shotgun sequence:
- the LOC137626220 gene encoding uncharacterized protein, translating to MLLGIDIIQSMSSISLERKLGGTCLVIKNKVAPIGNVLDFLAKEQKKIKSVPSNHKVASKVLDRTVKHSKLKGLTDKYQAVFDQQLADGIIEEIDVRPNEYQNKIWIPHRPVLKLEEQVTTKIRPVFKCSLKTDKELPSLNEAGYPGVDLMNNILKLLFYFHSNKLVIISDIKQAFLMIKLKNEADQNKFCFFWKRGNEIVTYRFKTIVFGFT from the exons ATGTTGTTAGGCATTGACATAATTCAATCAATGTCTTCAATAAGCTTGGAAAGGAAATTAGGCGGGACATGTCTTGTAATTAAGAACAAAGTGGCTCCCATAGGCAATGTATTAGACTTTTTAGCTAAGGAACAAA AGAAGATAAAATCTGTTCCCTCAAATCATAAGGTTGCCTCAAAGGTCTTGGACAGAACAGTAAAACATTCAAAACTGAAGGGTTTAACTGACAAATATCAGGCAGTCTTTGATCAGCAGTTAGCAGACGGTATAATAGAAGAAATAGATGTTAGACCAAATGAATACCAAAACAAAATCTGGATTCCTCATAGACCAGTCTTAAAGTTAGAGGAACAAGTCACGACCAAGATAAGGCCAGTTTTTAAATGCTCTCTTAAAACTGATAAAGAACTGCCATCTCTCAATGAAGCTGGATATCCCGGAGTAGATCTGATGAACAATATACTAAAGTTACTATTTTATTTCCATTCCAATAAGTTAGTAATTATAAGTGACATAAAGCAAGCCTTTCTAATGATTAAATTAAAGAATGAAGCAGATcaaaataagttttgttttttcTGGAAGAGAGGTAATGAAATTGTAACATACAGATTCAAGACCATTGTCTTTGGGTTCACATGA